Proteins encoded together in one Bacteroides ovatus window:
- a CDS encoding glycoside hydrolase family 3 N-terminal domain-containing protein, whose translation MKLRNIILMTASIAMTACSKQAVPTAIPEDAKIEQQVEELLSKMDLDAKIGQMTELAIDVLGETINGEFQLDEAKLHKAIAEYKVGSFLNAPGPVAQSPEKWNEIIGRIQELSMAEIGIPCIYGLDQNHGTTYTLGGTLFPQNINMGAAFNPDLTYEAARVTAYETRASNCPWTYSPTVDMARDPRWPRVWENYGEDCLVNAIMGSTAVRGFQGDDPNHIPADRIATSVKHYMGYSMPRTGKDRTPAYISVSELREKCFAPFRACVEAGALTIMVNSGSINGKPVHADRELLTQWLKEDLGWDGMLITDWADINNLYTREHVAANKKEAIEMAINAGIDMAMEPYDLNYCTLLKELVQEKKIPMSRIDDAVRRVLRLKFRLGLFDHPNTLLKDYPLFGSKEHALIALHAAEESEVLLKNKDNILPLPQGKKLLVTGPNANSMRCLNGGWSYSWQGHLTDRFADKYNTIYEAICNKFGADHVRLEQGVTYKPEGAYMEENEPEIEKAVAAARNVDIIIACIGENSYCETPGNLSELAISASQSKLVKALAATGKPIILILNEGRPRIINELEPLADAVIDILLPGNYGGDALANILAGDVNPSAKMPYTYPRHEAALTTYDYRVSEEMDKMEGAYDYNAVVSVQWPFGYGLSYTTFEYSNFQTDKSSFTAGDDLHFSIDVTNTGKYAGKEVVMLFSSDLVASLTPENRRLRAFKKVELQPGETQTITLSIKGSDLAFVNSDGQWVLEQGDFRMQCGNQTLNIICK comes from the coding sequence ATGAAACTAAGAAATATTATATTAATGACCGCATCTATCGCAATGACTGCCTGTTCCAAACAGGCAGTTCCCACTGCCATTCCTGAAGACGCTAAAATAGAACAACAAGTGGAAGAGCTTCTATCAAAGATGGATCTTGACGCCAAGATAGGGCAAATGACCGAGCTTGCTATTGATGTATTAGGAGAGACGATAAATGGAGAATTCCAATTGGACGAGGCAAAACTCCACAAAGCGATTGCTGAATACAAGGTAGGTTCGTTTCTCAATGCTCCCGGCCCGGTAGCACAAAGCCCTGAAAAGTGGAACGAGATTATCGGTCGAATACAAGAACTGTCGATGGCGGAGATTGGTATTCCATGTATCTACGGCCTGGATCAGAATCATGGTACTACCTATACATTGGGCGGCACGCTCTTTCCTCAAAATATCAATATGGGTGCTGCCTTCAATCCGGATTTGACCTACGAAGCGGCACGTGTAACGGCTTATGAAACAAGGGCTAGCAATTGTCCCTGGACATACTCCCCCACTGTCGATATGGCACGTGATCCCCGTTGGCCGCGTGTATGGGAAAATTATGGAGAAGACTGTTTAGTCAATGCCATTATGGGCAGCACTGCTGTCCGAGGCTTCCAAGGAGATGATCCTAACCATATTCCCGCCGACCGAATCGCCACCTCCGTGAAACATTACATGGGATACAGCATGCCACGTACCGGCAAGGACCGCACACCGGCTTATATATCTGTTTCCGAACTGCGTGAAAAATGTTTTGCACCGTTCAGGGCTTGTGTGGAAGCAGGTGCACTGACTATAATGGTCAACAGTGGTTCCATCAACGGAAAGCCTGTGCACGCCGACCGCGAACTCCTTACACAATGGCTGAAAGAAGACTTAGGATGGGACGGAATGTTAATCACCGACTGGGCGGACATCAACAATCTTTATACCCGCGAACATGTGGCAGCAAACAAGAAAGAAGCCATCGAAATGGCAATCAATGCAGGTATAGACATGGCTATGGAACCGTATGATCTCAATTATTGTACACTACTAAAAGAGTTAGTGCAAGAGAAGAAAATACCCATGAGCCGTATTGACGATGCCGTCCGCCGGGTGCTTAGACTTAAATTCCGTCTGGGTCTGTTCGATCATCCGAACACTTTATTGAAAGATTATCCTCTCTTCGGCAGCAAGGAGCATGCACTTATCGCACTTCATGCAGCTGAAGAATCGGAAGTATTGCTAAAAAATAAAGATAATATTCTTCCGCTTCCTCAAGGGAAAAAGCTACTGGTAACCGGTCCGAACGCCAACTCTATGCGTTGCTTGAACGGCGGTTGGAGCTATTCGTGGCAAGGACATCTGACCGATAGATTTGCCGACAAATATAACACCATTTACGAAGCAATCTGCAACAAATTCGGAGCCGATCATGTCCGTCTGGAACAGGGCGTAACCTACAAACCCGAAGGTGCTTACATGGAAGAAAATGAACCGGAGATTGAGAAAGCTGTGGCCGCCGCCCGCAACGTGGATATTATTATCGCCTGCATCGGTGAGAATTCATATTGCGAAACACCCGGTAATCTTTCCGAACTTGCCATCTCTGCCAGCCAAAGCAAACTGGTAAAGGCACTTGCCGCTACAGGAAAACCGATCATCCTGATACTCAATGAGGGTCGTCCCCGCATTATCAACGAGTTGGAGCCATTGGCTGATGCAGTTATTGACATTCTATTACCCGGAAACTATGGTGGCGACGCATTGGCGAACATTCTGGCAGGAGACGTGAACCCCAGTGCCAAGATGCCTTACACATATCCGCGACACGAAGCAGCACTGACTACCTACGATTATCGGGTGAGTGAAGAAATGGACAAAATGGAAGGAGCTTATGACTACAATGCAGTAGTCTCCGTTCAATGGCCTTTCGGATACGGATTGAGTTACACCACTTTCGAGTACAGCAACTTCCAAACGGACAAATCTTCGTTTACCGCAGGAGATGATTTGCACTTTTCCATAGATGTAACCAATACCGGTAAATATGCCGGAAAAGAAGTTGTCATGCTATTCAGCAGTGATCTTGTGGCTTCGCTTACTCCCGAAAACCGCCGGTTACGAGCCTTCAAAAAGGTGGAACTGCAACCGGGCGAAACCCAGACTATCACTCTATCCATCAAAGGCAGCGACTTGGCTTTTGTCAATTCCGACGGGCAATGGGTACTGGAACAAGGGGATTTCCGTATGCAATGCGGAAATCAAACACTGAATATTATATGCAAGTAA
- a CDS encoding SusC/RagA family TonB-linked outer membrane protein → MIEIHSCRITYVFLKKLFVACFFGMSFSIPVFAEDYGMHNYESSQQKQAQTKKSIMVKGKVVDEQGEPLPGVNIVVAGGTRGVATDLDGSFTIAVLPTDALQVSYLGMEDMTVAIKGRTELIITMRTKPDELDEVTVVAFAKQKKESVIASVSTVKPAELKVPSSNLTTALAGRVAGLIAYQRSGEPGSDDASFFVRGVTSFTYARGPLILIDGVEMSSSDLARLQVDDIASFSIMKDAAATALYGARGANGVILVTTKEGKEGKASISFRYESSLSAPTSKIELADPITYMKLNNEAILTRNPMQAVPYSMEKIEMTQRGANPLIYPANDWNEIMFKNFAVNHRANFNVSGGGKVARYYIAGSFTQDQGVIRSTKNSDNAIDLKKYLLRSNININLTKTTEAVVRLHGAFEDYNGPIVSGNDLYSRVMRSDPVAFPAYYAPDAANAYKEHILFGNTDQGQYINPYADMVKGFKNYSRSTMMAQFEVKQKLDFITKGLNARALFSTNRYAYFVQTREYTPYYYAVSMYDKINDTYVLNCLNPDKGSEWLSYTEGSKQVNATTYFEAAINYDRVFGNHGVSGLLVYNMRNYLSGNAGSLLLSLPHRNMGVSGRFTYNYDSRYFLEGNFGYNGSERFAKNNRWGFFPSIGFGWILTNEPFWLNRTDGWKHAISKLKLKATYGLVGNDQIGKDEDRFFYQSDVNVNDSGRKYIWGQDFGYTVNGVSIKRYANESIGWEISKKMNVGIELGLFDKVEIQADYYTERRSNILMSRADIPATMGLQQTPQANIGKAEGHGFDMSIDLNHSFTKDFWITGRANFTYSKSKYKVYEEPDYSSTPWRSKVGRPISQQWGYVAERLFVDEQDVASSPVQSFGTYMGGDIKYKDINGDDKITEADMVPIGYPTTPEIVYGFGLSTGYKGFDFSFFFQGLGRESFWIDAKKTSPFVDTDDNSSIVSKNALLKVYADDHWSEDNRNVKALWPRLSGTLVENNIQRSTWFMRDGSFLRLKSVELGYKVPDKYTRRAHITNLRIYASGTNLLTFSKFKLWDPEMAGDGMRYPVQRVYNLGIQLSF, encoded by the coding sequence ATGATTGAAATACACAGTTGTCGTATAACCTACGTATTTTTAAAGAAACTGTTTGTGGCATGTTTCTTTGGAATGAGTTTTAGCATTCCCGTATTTGCAGAAGATTACGGAATGCATAATTACGAATCGAGCCAACAGAAACAGGCTCAAACGAAAAAGTCTATTATGGTGAAAGGAAAAGTGGTTGATGAACAAGGTGAACCTTTGCCGGGGGTAAATATTGTTGTAGCGGGGGGAACCCGTGGAGTTGCGACCGACCTTGACGGTTCGTTCACCATAGCTGTATTGCCCACAGACGCACTACAAGTCTCTTATTTGGGAATGGAAGACATGACTGTGGCGATTAAAGGAAGGACTGAGTTGATAATTACTATGCGTACAAAACCGGATGAGCTTGATGAGGTAACGGTGGTTGCATTTGCCAAGCAGAAAAAAGAAAGCGTTATTGCATCGGTTTCTACTGTAAAACCCGCAGAGCTTAAAGTCCCTAGTTCCAATCTTACTACTGCTTTGGCCGGAAGGGTGGCAGGACTCATTGCTTACCAACGTAGTGGTGAACCCGGTTCGGACGATGCCAGTTTCTTTGTACGTGGAGTTACTTCGTTCACATATGCCAGAGGACCGCTGATTCTGATTGACGGGGTAGAAATGTCATCTTCGGATTTAGCACGGCTGCAGGTAGACGATATTGCCAGTTTTTCTATTATGAAGGATGCGGCAGCAACTGCTTTATATGGTGCGCGCGGAGCAAATGGCGTTATACTTGTTACGACGAAAGAAGGTAAAGAGGGAAAGGCCAGCATTTCTTTCCGTTATGAGTCTTCTCTTTCTGCACCGACTTCCAAGATAGAATTGGCAGATCCTATCACCTATATGAAACTAAATAATGAGGCTATTCTTACGCGTAATCCGATGCAGGCGGTGCCTTATTCTATGGAGAAGATTGAGATGACACAAAGAGGGGCTAATCCTCTGATTTATCCGGCTAACGATTGGAACGAGATTATGTTTAAGAACTTTGCCGTCAATCATCGGGCGAATTTTAATGTGAGTGGCGGGGGAAAAGTGGCGAGATATTACATTGCGGGTTCTTTTACGCAAGACCAGGGAGTTATCCGATCTACAAAAAACAGTGACAATGCCATTGATTTGAAAAAGTATCTGCTTCGTTCCAATATAAATATTAACTTGACAAAAACTACAGAGGCTGTAGTTCGTTTGCATGGTGCTTTTGAAGATTATAATGGTCCGATTGTGAGTGGTAATGATTTATATTCCAGAGTAATGCGTAGTGATCCGGTAGCATTTCCCGCTTATTATGCACCGGATGCTGCAAATGCCTATAAAGAGCATATTCTTTTTGGTAATACAGACCAAGGGCAGTATATCAATCCGTATGCAGACATGGTGAAAGGGTTTAAAAATTATTCCCGCTCTACAATGATGGCGCAGTTTGAAGTAAAGCAAAAATTGGATTTTATAACCAAGGGCTTGAATGCGCGTGCCTTATTCAGTACAAACAGATATGCTTATTTTGTACAGACCCGCGAATATACACCTTACTATTATGCGGTGAGTATGTATGATAAAATCAATGATACTTATGTGCTGAATTGCTTGAATCCCGATAAGGGGTCTGAGTGGCTGAGCTATACGGAAGGAAGCAAACAAGTAAATGCTACCACTTATTTTGAAGCAGCTATTAATTATGATCGTGTGTTTGGGAATCATGGCGTGAGTGGTTTGTTGGTTTATAATATGCGCAATTATTTGTCGGGAAATGCGGGAAGTTTGCTTCTTTCGTTGCCTCACAGGAATATGGGGGTATCCGGTCGTTTTACTTATAATTATGATAGTCGTTATTTCTTGGAAGGTAACTTTGGATATAATGGTTCGGAGCGTTTTGCTAAAAATAATCGTTGGGGCTTTTTCCCTTCTATCGGTTTCGGTTGGATTCTGACCAATGAACCATTTTGGTTGAATAGAACAGATGGGTGGAAACATGCGATTTCAAAATTGAAACTGAAAGCTACGTATGGACTTGTTGGTAACGACCAGATAGGTAAAGATGAAGACCGTTTTTTCTACCAGTCGGATGTGAATGTGAACGATTCCGGTAGGAAATATATATGGGGACAAGATTTCGGATATACAGTGAATGGAGTCAGCATCAAGCGTTATGCTAATGAATCTATCGGTTGGGAAATATCGAAGAAGATGAATGTAGGTATCGAGCTGGGTTTATTCGATAAAGTGGAAATACAGGCTGATTATTATACAGAAAGACGTTCGAACATATTGATGAGCAGGGCGGATATTCCTGCAACGATGGGGCTGCAACAAACTCCGCAGGCAAATATCGGGAAGGCTGAAGGACATGGTTTTGATATGTCTATAGACTTGAATCATTCGTTTACTAAAGACTTCTGGATTACAGGGCGTGCCAATTTTACCTATTCTAAATCAAAGTATAAAGTATATGAGGAACCTGATTATTCGTCTACTCCTTGGCGTTCAAAAGTGGGGAGACCCATTTCTCAACAATGGGGATATGTGGCAGAGCGTTTGTTTGTAGATGAGCAAGATGTGGCAAGTTCGCCGGTGCAATCTTTCGGAACTTATATGGGTGGTGATATTAAGTATAAAGACATTAATGGTGATGATAAAATTACAGAAGCGGATATGGTGCCTATTGGTTATCCTACCACCCCGGAGATTGTCTATGGTTTTGGTTTGAGTACAGGTTATAAAGGTTTTGACTTTTCGTTCTTCTTTCAGGGATTAGGACGCGAATCTTTCTGGATTGACGCTAAGAAAACTTCTCCTTTTGTCGATACGGACGACAATTCTTCCATTGTTTCGAAGAATGCCCTGCTTAAAGTGTATGCAGATGACCATTGGTCGGAAGATAACCGTAATGTAAAAGCATTATGGCCTAGATTGTCCGGCACATTAGTGGAGAACAATATTCAACGCAGCACTTGGTTCATGAGAGATGGTTCTTTTTTGCGCCTTAAGTCGGTGGAACTGGGATATAAGGTTCCTGATAAATATACGAGACGGGCTCACATAACCAATTTGAGAATCTATGCTAGCGGAACTAATCTGCTGACGTTTAGCAAGTTCAAACTTTGGGACCCGGAAATGGCCGGTGATGGAATGAGATATCCGGTGCAAAGAGTATATAACCTCGGTATTCAACTATCCTTCTAA
- a CDS encoding sialate O-acetylesterase — protein MRKLLVLFLMAVSITSLSAKVVLPDIIASHMVLQQCDSIKLWGHGSSGTVIKITPSWGQKTYKTVVNEKGEWQVAVYTPSAGGPYNIVFDDGDKIILEDVLIGEVWLCSGQSNMGMPMKGFPGQPVAYANDYITRAKKKVPLRIYTVSNHSSAVPLEHSGGQWKCHDSGAVANCSATAYFFGKYLQEVLGIPVGIVISAWNGSNIETWMSRESFRALDILSVAKRPVHQTPSLLYNAMIYPIRNLAVKGMIWYQGEANRNKPEEYARLFPAFVQDIRNTFQKPELPFYYVQIAPFAYSSSEGIEGASLREVQLKCASQIPHSGMVVTLDIGEQGCIHPAKKKEVGERLAYYALAKTYGYKYTCYTGPEYRSMTVRENRAILKFSTPLAYGVGPVGQELNGFEVAGSDRKFYPGKAVVGSKSSSVIVHSEKVSVPVAVRYAYRNYVEASLFSECGLPASSFRTDDW, from the coding sequence ATGAGAAAACTCTTAGTATTGTTTTTAATGGCAGTTTCTATAACTTCCCTATCGGCTAAAGTTGTATTGCCGGATATTATAGCCAGTCATATGGTATTGCAGCAATGTGACTCAATAAAATTGTGGGGACATGGCTCTTCAGGGACAGTCATTAAAATTACTCCTTCATGGGGACAGAAAACATATAAAACAGTTGTAAATGAAAAAGGGGAGTGGCAAGTGGCGGTCTATACTCCTTCTGCCGGTGGACCATATAATATAGTGTTCGATGATGGTGACAAAATAATCCTAGAAGATGTTTTAATAGGGGAGGTGTGGTTATGCTCGGGGCAGTCTAATATGGGAATGCCGATGAAAGGATTTCCGGGACAGCCTGTTGCCTATGCGAATGATTACATAACCCGGGCTAAGAAAAAAGTGCCGCTTCGAATATATACAGTAAGCAATCATTCCAGTGCAGTGCCTTTGGAACATAGCGGAGGCCAGTGGAAATGTCATGACTCAGGTGCTGTGGCCAATTGCAGTGCTACAGCCTATTTTTTTGGTAAATATTTGCAAGAAGTGTTGGGAATCCCGGTGGGTATTGTCATTTCTGCCTGGAATGGTTCGAATATTGAAACATGGATGAGCCGGGAAAGTTTCCGGGCATTGGATATACTTTCTGTTGCCAAACGTCCTGTTCATCAAACGCCTTCTCTTTTATATAATGCAATGATTTATCCCATTCGCAATCTGGCGGTGAAAGGTATGATTTGGTATCAGGGAGAGGCAAATCGTAATAAGCCTGAAGAATATGCCAGGTTGTTTCCTGCTTTTGTACAGGATATTCGTAATACATTTCAGAAACCCGAACTTCCTTTCTACTATGTACAGATAGCTCCTTTTGCATATAGTTCATCGGAAGGCATTGAAGGAGCTTCTTTAAGAGAGGTACAGCTAAAGTGTGCCTCCCAAATACCTCATTCAGGCATGGTGGTGACTCTTGATATTGGGGAACAAGGCTGCATTCATCCGGCTAAAAAGAAAGAAGTGGGAGAACGTTTGGCTTATTATGCATTGGCCAAAACTTACGGTTATAAGTATACTTGCTATACGGGACCTGAATATCGTTCGATGACAGTCCGGGAGAATAGAGCCATCTTGAAATTTAGTACACCCTTGGCGTATGGAGTAGGACCTGTCGGACAAGAATTGAATGGTTTTGAAGTTGCGGGCAGTGACCGGAAGTTTTATCCGGGCAAAGCTGTAGTGGGTTCAAAATCTTCGTCCGTTATAGTTCATAGCGAGAAAGTCAGCGTACCTGTTGCAGTAAGGTACGCTTATAGAAATTATGTAGAGGCTTCTCTTTTTAGTGAGTGTGGCTTGCCTGCTTCTTCATTCAGAACGGACGATTGGTAG
- a CDS encoding DUF4998 domain-containing protein — translation MKQLYFIVACMCMIWLAACSDMNDVHDIYLKNGETVYIGRVDSIHVFSGRERVKIRYWVTDPRAKHLEVLWNHGKESAVFDIPAHDPLEGLDIMIGENGSSIAEGDYTFTFYTHDDKEHRSIRYEQLLKVYGAQYELTLNNRIVKKLTKGDNELTIEWGGSNSDQEIGVEVFYTDLSGKQASVRKPTEELGSATKIVGIDLSRKVTYCTWYKPGEEVIDDFHAAILELQL, via the coding sequence ATGAAACAATTATATTTTATTGTTGCTTGTATGTGCATGATCTGGCTGGCAGCCTGTTCGGATATGAACGATGTACATGATATATATCTGAAAAATGGGGAGACTGTCTATATCGGAAGAGTAGATTCTATTCATGTCTTCAGTGGTAGAGAAAGGGTAAAGATTCGTTATTGGGTGACCGATCCCAGAGCCAAGCATCTGGAAGTATTGTGGAATCACGGTAAAGAGTCGGCCGTATTCGATATTCCGGCACATGACCCTTTAGAGGGATTGGATATAATGATTGGCGAAAATGGGTCTTCTATAGCGGAAGGAGATTATACATTTACGTTTTATACTCATGACGATAAAGAACACCGCTCTATCAGATATGAACAGTTGTTGAAAGTATATGGAGCTCAATATGAGCTGACGCTTAACAATCGTATCGTAAAGAAACTTACGAAAGGAGATAATGAATTGACTATCGAGTGGGGAGGAAGTAATAGTGACCAAGAGATCGGCGTTGAAGTGTTTTATACGGATTTGTCCGGAAAGCAAGCATCAGTTCGTAAGCCTACGGAAGAATTGGGAAGTGCGACAAAAATTGTAGGTATTGACCTTTCCCGGAAAGTGACATATTGTACTTGGTATAAGCCTGGCGAGGAAGTGATAGATGACTTTCATGCTGCGATTTTGGAATTACAGTTATAA
- a CDS encoding RagB/SusD family nutrient uptake outer membrane protein encodes MRKIQVILLSMTMAVLSACADYLDIVPDNVPTMEHAFKDRVSAERFLATIYQYMPQIGHPMYDPALLGSDEYGTNQNDYHLNLFHYWGDRMKLGEQNTNDPIMNYWEGRNDARNLYIALRDCNIFLENIGKVGPDLNDEDRARWIAEVKFLKAFYHFYLLRMYGPIPLVKENLPIGSSSEEVRVYRDTFDDCVDYICQLCEEAIPDLPLSITDVINEMGRITRPIAATLLAEARVTGASPLFNGNPDFQDLTDNRGMKLFSEEDPNKWNVAAVACKEAVEICKEAGISQLYEFNDSRYDLSEETRRGMSIRGASTEKWNEELIWGNPVNTSAQLQQRILPCFKDKDWSHTSGPIPEVYPTFRMAELFYSQNGVPIEEDVNYDHPHRYQVVTVGDDHTYYIKKGERTAYLNLYREPRFYADLGFDRGYWFGNGRTKDVGKGTASETPWIVAAKKGQMSGKTKETTYSRSGYFCKKMVHFEAATDANGKATYARTTYPLMRLADLYLLYAEALNESLNEPNDEVYYYIDEVRKRAGLKGVKESWSNYSRNPDKPLTKIGMRDIIRQERMIELSFESKRFWDVRRWKLAHIYYNQVERGWNVHQSTEQEYYNVITVQPLQFTTKQYLWPIREAELMKNSNLIQNPYWD; translated from the coding sequence ATGAGAAAAATTCAAGTTATATTATTATCAATGACGATGGCGGTCTTATCAGCATGTGCTGATTATCTGGATATTGTGCCGGATAATGTACCGACTATGGAACATGCGTTTAAAGACCGGGTAAGTGCGGAACGTTTTCTTGCCACAATCTATCAATATATGCCACAAATAGGGCATCCGATGTATGACCCGGCACTATTGGGAAGTGACGAATATGGAACGAACCAGAATGATTATCATCTCAATCTCTTTCATTATTGGGGAGACAGGATGAAACTCGGTGAGCAAAACACGAACGATCCTATTATGAATTATTGGGAGGGACGAAATGACGCACGTAATCTTTATATCGCTTTGAGAGATTGTAATATCTTTCTTGAGAATATCGGTAAGGTGGGGCCCGACTTGAACGATGAGGACAGGGCACGTTGGATAGCGGAAGTAAAGTTCTTGAAAGCATTCTATCATTTTTATCTGCTCAGGATGTATGGTCCTATTCCTCTGGTAAAAGAGAATTTGCCGATAGGTAGTTCTTCGGAAGAAGTAAGGGTATATAGGGATACATTTGATGATTGTGTTGATTATATCTGTCAGCTTTGTGAGGAAGCGATTCCGGATCTTCCTTTGAGCATCACCGATGTGATAAATGAAATGGGACGTATTACACGTCCAATTGCCGCTACCTTATTGGCGGAAGCGAGAGTGACCGGTGCCAGTCCGTTGTTTAATGGAAATCCTGATTTTCAGGATCTGACAGATAACAGGGGTATGAAGCTGTTTTCGGAAGAAGACCCTAATAAATGGAATGTAGCTGCTGTAGCCTGCAAGGAGGCTGTAGAGATATGCAAAGAGGCAGGAATCAGTCAATTATATGAGTTTAATGATTCGCGCTATGATTTGTCGGAGGAAACGCGGCGAGGCATGAGTATTCGCGGTGCATCCACCGAGAAATGGAATGAAGAATTGATTTGGGGTAATCCGGTAAACACATCCGCGCAGTTGCAGCAACGCATACTTCCCTGTTTTAAGGATAAGGACTGGAGCCATACTTCAGGTCCCATACCGGAGGTGTATCCGACATTCCGCATGGCAGAGTTGTTTTATTCGCAGAACGGAGTACCTATCGAGGAAGATGTGAATTATGATCATCCGCATCGTTATCAGGTAGTGACTGTTGGAGACGACCATACTTACTATATCAAAAAAGGTGAGAGAACTGCTTATTTGAACCTTTATCGTGAACCTCGTTTCTATGCAGACTTGGGATTTGATCGTGGTTACTGGTTTGGCAATGGTAGGACAAAAGATGTGGGAAAAGGGACGGCTTCCGAGACTCCGTGGATTGTAGCGGCAAAAAAAGGACAAATGTCCGGAAAGACCAAAGAAACTACCTATTCCCGTTCGGGATACTTTTGTAAGAAGATGGTGCATTTCGAGGCGGCTACTGATGCGAACGGAAAAGCTACTTATGCACGTACTACTTATCCGCTTATGCGGCTTGCCGATTTATATCTGCTTTATGCGGAGGCATTGAATGAGTCGTTGAATGAACCGAATGATGAAGTATACTATTATATTGATGAGGTACGTAAGCGTGCCGGCTTGAAGGGAGTGAAAGAGAGTTGGAGCAACTACTCCAGGAATCCGGATAAGCCTCTTACAAAGATAGGTATGCGAGACATTATCCGTCAGGAGAGAATGATTGAATTATCTTTCGAAAGCAAGCGCTTCTGGGATGTAAGGAGATGGAAACTGGCTCATATCTACTATAATCAAGTAGAAAGAGGATGGAATGTACATCAGAGCACAGAACAGGAATATTATAATGTGATTACGGTTCAGCCTTTACAGTTCACTACCAAGCAGTATTTGTGGCCTATCCGTGAAGCAGAATTGATGAAAAATTCAAATCTAATACAAAATCCGTATTGGGACTAA
- a CDS encoding DUF5000 domain-containing lipoprotein — translation MKTVYNALFVLLLLTVFSGCKEEYIGQYPVDSVAPKQVSNVQVQNMKGRVVLTYTLPEEDDLLCVTARYVLQNGVKREMSSSAYSNKIELKGFGKGRKYQVELYSIDKSYNESAPCVVEVEPEDSPIYDVFHTLQLFDAFGGVKLHWENPLKENVVLGAMMKESDGTWKHVETIYSSEAVADKAIRGLDAKPADFAFYFRDIYDNHTDTLYKEMTPLFEEEMDKSKFMEFPLGKYFTHNNFGSKSMTGMWNNVYNVEKDLFYISAGTGMKPYFSFDMGVESKLSRFRLWTRLQYMYRLHHLRTFTVYGTNDAAVTKDPDNWEGWIKLMDCESFRPSGQIIGGEPNAEEKEHMLAGEEWEFPVDVPKVRYLKFQIHTTWGDTDGAFINEISLWGSTK, via the coding sequence ATGAAAACAGTATATAATGCATTATTTGTATTGCTTCTTCTCACTGTGTTTAGTGGTTGTAAGGAGGAATATATCGGCCAATATCCGGTGGATAGCGTGGCCCCGAAACAAGTATCAAATGTGCAGGTGCAAAATATGAAAGGGCGGGTTGTTTTGACTTACACTTTGCCGGAAGAAGATGATTTGTTGTGTGTTACGGCACGGTATGTGTTGCAAAATGGAGTGAAGCGAGAGATGTCCAGTTCGGCTTATTCGAACAAAATCGAATTAAAAGGTTTCGGAAAGGGACGCAAGTATCAGGTTGAACTTTATTCAATAGATAAGAGCTATAATGAGTCGGCTCCTTGTGTAGTAGAGGTGGAGCCTGAAGACTCTCCGATTTATGATGTTTTTCACACATTGCAACTTTTTGATGCATTCGGAGGCGTAAAATTACATTGGGAAAATCCATTAAAAGAGAATGTCGTTTTGGGGGCAATGATGAAGGAAAGTGATGGAACTTGGAAACACGTCGAGACTATCTATTCATCGGAAGCGGTGGCAGATAAGGCTATTCGCGGATTGGATGCGAAACCAGCGGATTTTGCTTTTTATTTTCGCGATATTTATGATAATCATACCGATACCCTCTATAAAGAAATGACTCCTCTTTTTGAGGAAGAAATGGATAAGTCGAAGTTTATGGAATTCCCGTTGGGTAAGTATTTTACTCATAACAACTTCGGTAGCAAGTCAATGACGGGGATGTGGAACAATGTGTATAATGTAGAAAAGGATTTGTTCTATATTTCTGCCGGTACAGGAATGAAGCCTTACTTCTCTTTTGATATGGGTGTGGAAAGTAAGCTGTCGCGGTTTAGATTGTGGACTCGTTTGCAGTATATGTATAGATTGCATCATTTGCGTACCTTTACCGTGTATGGTACGAATGATGCGGCAGTAACAAAAGATCCCGATAACTGGGAAGGATGGATAAAATTGATGGATTGTGAATCGTTCCGTCCATCCGGGCAGATAATAGGAGGAGAACCGAATGCTGAGGAAAAGGAACATATGCTTGCGGGAGAAGAATGGGAATTTCCTGTGGATGTGCCGAAAGTGCGCTATCTGAAATTCCAGATACACACCACTTGGGGAGATACGGATGGTGCATTTATCAACGAGATATCATTATGGGGTAGTACTAAATAA